Proteins encoded together in one Ipomoea triloba cultivar NCNSP0323 chromosome 4, ASM357664v1 window:
- the LOC116017542 gene encoding glutathione S-transferase PARB-like, producing the protein MAIKVHGNKMSTATMRVVACLMEKGLDFQFVDIDMGADQHKQEPFLSLNPFGQVPAFEDGDLKLFESRAITQYIAYTCANKGSQLVCEDPKKMSTVSMWIEVENHHFDPAASALTWELGIKPVIGMATNDTIVEQNKERLSKVLDVYENRLIRSKYLGGDWFSLADLHHLPNMHCLIGTQVKTLFESRPNVSAWYADISSRPAWLKTVEWLKET; encoded by the exons ATGGCAATCAAGGTCCACGGGAATAAGATGTCAACGGCAACGATGAGGGTGGTTGCTTGTCTCATGGAAAAGGGTCTGGATTTTCAGTTTGTTGACATTGATATGGGAGCTGACCAGCACAAGCAAGAACCTTTCCTCTCCCTTAAT CCATTTGGCCAAGTTCCAGCCTTTGAAGATGGAGACTTGAAGCTTTTTg AGTCGAGGGCAATCACTCAATATATTGCATATACTTGTGCCAACAAGGGGAGCCAACTAGTATGTGAGGATCCAAAGAAGATGTCAACTGTATCAATGTGGATAGAGGTGGAAAACCACCACTTCGACCCTGCGGCTTCTGCGCTCACGTGGGAGCTTGGCATAAAGCCAGTGATTGGCATGGCTACTAATGACACTATAGTGGAACAAAACAAGGAAAGGCTGTCCAAGGTTCTCGACGTATACGAGAATCGCTTGATACGATCAAAATACTTAGGTGGAGATTGGTTCAGCCTTGCGGATTTGCACCATCTCCCCAACATGCATTGCCTCATAGGTACCCAAGTTAAAACGTTATTCGAGTCGCGCCCGAATGTTAGTGCATGGTATGCTGATATATCTTCCAGACCAGCTTGGTTAAAGACGGTTGAATGGCTAAAAGAGACTTGA
- the LOC116017228 gene encoding glutathione S-transferase-like, giving the protein MALKVHGTILSPGVLRVVACLKEKELDYEFVNVNLEAGEHKQPHFFALNPFGEVPAFEDGDLKLFESRAITQYIAHTYIDKGTQLIVPDHKKMAIMSTWMEIEAQKFVPAASKLSFEIVIKPILGMTTDVSVLAQYEEQLGKVLDVYEARLKESKYLGGDCFTLVDLHHIPLINYLMATKVKALFDARPKVSAWVADILARPAWSKVQELLKHKMG; this is encoded by the exons ATGGCGCTTAAGGTCCACGGAACCATCCTATCGCCAGGGGTGTTGAGAGTCGTGGCTTGCCTCAAGGAGAAGGAGCTCGATTACGAGTTTGTGAATGTTAACCTGGAAGCTGGAGAACACAAACAACCACATTTCTTTGCCCTCAAC CCGTTCGGTGAAGTTCCGGCATTCGAGGATGGAGATTTGAAACTCTTCG AGTCGAGGGCGATTACACAGTACATCGCGCACACGTATATTGACAAGGGGACGCAGCTGATCGTCCCAGATCACAAGAAGATGGCGATCATGTCGACGTGGATGGAGATTGAGGCTCAGAAATTCGTCCCTGCAGCTTCCAAGCTCAGCTTCGAGATCGTTATAAAGCCGATACTTGGCATGACGACGGACGTTTCGGTGTTGGCGCAGTACGAGGAGCAACTAGGCAAAGTTCTCGATGTGTACGAGGCACGGTTGAAGGAATCGAAATACCTGGGCGGAGACTGCTTCACCTTGGTCGATCTTCACCACATTCCTCTCATAAACTACCTTATGGCTACTAAAGTTAAGGCCCTGTTTGATGCACGCCCAAAAGTTTCCGCATGGGTCGCCGATATTTTGGCCAGGCCTGCCTGGTCAAAGGTCCAAGAATTGCTCAAACACAAAATGGGATAA
- the LOC116015426 gene encoding glutathione S-transferase-like yields MALKVHGSFRSPAVLRVVACLKEKELDYEFVNVNMQTGDHKQPQFLALNPFGQVPAFEDGDLKLFESRAITQYIAHTYVDKGTQLIVPDHKKMAIMSTWMEVEAQKFDPAATKLGFEIVIKPMRGLTTDDAVVAQYEEQLGKILDVYEARLKESKYLGGDCFTLVDLHHIPLINYLMATRVKALFDARPTVSAWVADILARPAWSKVQELLEQK; encoded by the exons ATGGCGCTTAAGGTCCACGGAAGCTTTCGATCGCCGGCGGTGCTGAGAGTCGTGGCTTGCCTCAAGGAGAAAGAGCTCGATTACGAGTTTGTCAATGTTAACATGCAAACCGGAGATCACAAACAACCACAATTCCTTGCCCTCAAC CCGTTCGGTCAAGTTCCGGCATTCGAGGATGGAGATCTGAAACTCTTCG AGTCGAGGGCGATTACACAGTACATCGCGCACACGTATGTTGACAAGGGGACGCAGCTGATCGTCCCAGATCACAAGAAGATGGCGATCATGTCGACGTGGATGGAGGTTGAGGCTCAGAAATTCGACCCTGCAGCTACGAAGCTCGGCTTCGAGATCGTTATAAAGCCGATGCGTGGCTTGACGACGGACGATGCGGTGGTGGCGCAGTACGAGGAGCAACTAGGCAAAATTCTCGATGTCTACGAGGCACGTTTGAAGGAATCGAAATACCTGGGCGGAGACTGCTTCACCTTGGTCGATCTTCACCACATTCCTCTCATAAACTACCTCATGGCTACTAGAGTTAAAGCCCTGTTTGATGCACGCCCAACAGTTTCCGCATGGGTCGCTGATATTTTGGCCAGGCCTGCCTGGTCAAAGGTTCAAGAATTGCTCGAACAGAAATAG